aatatccccaaaaaattcccaaaaaatgccataaaaatccaaaaaaatcccaaaaacattccaaaaaaaatccaagaaatttcgccaaaatccccccaaaaatcccctaaaaatacccctaaaaatccccccaaaatccccctaaaatccaaaaaaaatccccaaaaaattctaaaaaaatcccgcaaaaattccaaaaaattccaaaaaaatccgagaaaattcccctaaaatccccccaaaaaactccccaaaaatcccttaaaaatccacaaaaaatccccaaaaaattcccagaaaaatcccagaaaataaaaaaaaatccccccaaaagaacaaaaaatcctcataaaaaccctccaaaaaatcccccaaaaaccccccaaaaaatcccaaaaaaatcccccccaaataaaaaaaaaatccttaaaaattccCCCCAACCGCCCCCAAAATGCCGAAAAATCCCCTTAAAATCCTCAAAAAGTCAcataaaaatcccccaaaaaatcccaaaaatcttcaataaaacccccaaagaatcgtccaaaatcccccaaaaaaatctgcgaaaaaatcccaaaaaatcccctaaaaatccccaaaaatccccgaaaaaATCcgcaaaaaatcctcaaaaactccccaaaaatcccataaaaatcccaaacaaatccccccaaaaatccacatctGGTGATGACGTCACCTCAACCACCATGACGTCACCCCCAACACTGACGTCATACACCGAAACAAAACTCCGGGCAAAGCTGAAATCGGAAATCTGAGGGGAAGTCAAGGAAGGAGAGGCGGAAATGACGTCCCGTCTGTCGCGACAGCGGCGATAAACGCGTCCTTCCCGCGTTTTCTCCGTTGCCATGGCGACGGTCCTCCAGCGCCGCCCGccccaagatggcggcgccccTTGAGGGCCGCTCCGCCCCGCGCGCCCTTGGCGCCTCTATGGTCGCTAGGGCCGAGCGCGGATTCAACCAATGGGAGCGCCCCGTAGGCGGCGCCAACTCGGAAATTCACCAATCACAGCGCGCAACGTCACAAAAGAGGCGGGGCTCACACCGCCCCTGAACCCGGAAGGCGGGACAGGAACTCAACCGTGAGGTAACAGCCAATGGGAAGCGAGCGGAGGCGGGACTAAGCGGGAATCAACCAATGGCATCGCGTGGTTGGGAAGCACTGACCAATGGGAGCGCGAGGGGGCGTGGCCAGAGCTGGGCGCTCTGCGGCCGCCACCGCGTGAGTTCGGCGTGAGGGGGGcgcggggattttggggtgaattcgggcgattttgggacattttggggtcagCCTCAGAGGGGCGGTAGGGGTGGGGGTGGAGCTGTCTGAGGAGGGGGATTTGGTGCCGATTTGGCGGGAAAACGCGGCGCGCTGGCGGGAATTTCGCGAAGggcgggattttgggggggggtcgAATcgttgatttttttaaattttcccaatttttaatttttaaaaatttttttttcagcctttctccctctccaccACCATGGGCAACGTCTGGGCCGCCgggtccccccctccccccgctTCTGCCCCTCCCCCCTTGCTGCCCATGCCCCccccagggtttgggggtcccccCCCCGTCAGTGGcctgggggggggaggggcgccCCTCCCCCCTCGCCCCCCGGACtcgggtgggggaggggatgcCCTGCCCAACCCCGGAGCCTTCGAGGAGTGTCACAGGCGCTGCAAAGGTGAGAGCGCGACCCGAAATCCGCCCGAAAAAGGCCCAAAATCGGCCCTAAAAAGCCCTGAAATCACCTCAAAATTGTCATAGAAATAGGGCCAGAAAAGGCCCAAAATCGGCcctaaaaagccccaaaatcatcctaaaaTTATCATAAAAATCGGgccagaaaaagccaaaaatcgtcccaaaatcatcccaaaatcgccccaaaattatcacaaaaattGACCCAGAAAGggccaaaaatcaccccaaaaaagccccaaaatcagctccaaaaatccccaaaatcaccccaaaattatcacCAAAATCGGCCCAAAATTATCACAAAGATTGTCCCAAAAAAggcccaaaatcaccccaaaattatcacaaaaatcagcccaaaaaagccaaaaattaccccaaagtcaccccaaaaaaggctccaaatcaccccaaaattatcataaaaatcaccccaaaaatcccaaaaaaaccccaaaattatcacaaaaatcaccctaaaaaagcaccaaaatcatcccaaaattaTCATAAAAATTGGCCCAGAAAAGACcaaaaatcatcacaaaaatcaccctaaaaaagccccaaatcaccccaaaattatcacAAAGATTGTTCCAAAAAAggcccaaaatcacccaaaaatcatcacaaaaatcggccccaaaaacccaaaaattgccccaaaatcaccccaaaaaaggCTCCAAATCACCCCTAAATTATCataaaaatgaccccaaaaaagcccccaaaatcaccccaaaaatccaaaaaaaacccccaaaattatcacaaaaatcaccctaaaaaagcaccaaaatcatcccaaaattaTCATAAAAATTGGCCCAGAAAAggccaaaaatcaccccaaaatcaacccaaaatcaccccaaaattagCACAAAAATCGGCccaaaaaggttaaaaaatcaccccaaaaaagaaaaaaaaaaaccaaaatcatcacaaaaatTGACCCAGAAAGggccaaaaatcaccccaaattcatCATAAAAatcaccccccaaaaaccccaaaatcatcacaaaaatcagcccaaaaaagccaaaaattaaCCCAAAGTCACCCCAAAAAAGGCTCCAAATCACCCCTAAATTATCATAATAATCACCCCAtaaaagccccaaaaatcaccccaaaatcatcataaaaatcagcccaaaatcatcacaaaaatCGGgccagaaaaaggcaaaaatcacctcaaaatcatccctaaattataataaaaatcaccccaaaaaagctccaaataaccccaaaatcatccccaaatcaccccaaaatcatcgCAAAAATCactcccaaaaatcaccccaaaaaaaaccccaaatcaccccaaaatcatcataaaaatcagtccaaaaacccccaaaatcatcacaaaaatcaccccaaaaaagtcccaaaatcagcccaaaattatCACAGAAATAGGgccagaaaaaggcaaaaatcatcaccaaatcatcccaaaatcaccccaaaattagcacaaaaattggcccaaaaaagccaaaaatcaccccaaaaaagccccaaaatcagccccaaaaatccccaaaatcaccccaaaattatcacCAAAATCGgcccaaaaaagcccaaaatcatcccaaaattatcacaaaaatcggccccaaaaacccaaaaattgcCCCAAAGTCACCCCAAAAAAGGCTCCAAATCACCCCTAAATTATCataaaaatgaccccaaaaaaaccccaaaatcacccccaaaaatcccaaaaaaaccccaaaattatcacaaaaatcaccctaaaaaagccccaaaatcaccccaaaaatcccctaaatgACCCtaaaattatcacaaaaattGACCCAGAAAGggccaaaaatcaccccaaaaaaccccccaaatcaccccaaaatcatcataAGAatcagccaaaaaaacccccaaattaccacaaaaatcaccctaaaaaagccccaaaatcaccccaaaattatcacaaaaatcACCACAAGAAAGcccaaaaatcaaccaaaaaaaccccaaaatcatcacaaaaatcaccccaaaaaagcccCGAAATCACCCTAAAATTGTCACAGAAATAGGgccagaaaaagccaaaaatcatcacaaaatcatcccaaaatcgccccaaaattatcacaaaaatcGGGCCAGAAAagccaaaaatcaccccaaaaaagccccaagatcagccccaaaaatccccaaaatcaccccaaaattatcacCAAAATCGgcccaaaaaagccccaaatcaccccaaaattatcacAAAGATCACCctaaaaaaagcaccaaaattaTCATAAAAATTGGCCCAGAAAGGGccaaaaatcatcaaaaaatcttcacaaaaatcacaccaaataAGCccaaaattatcacaaaaatcagcccagaaaagaccaaaaatcaccctaaaatcatcccaaaattaacataaaaatcactccaaaaaagccccaaaatcaccccaaaattatcaTAAGAATCACCCCAtaaaagccccaaaaatcaccccaaaaatccaaaaaaaaccccaaaattatcacaaaaatcaccccaaaaaagcctcaaaatcaccccaaaattatcacaaaaattGACCCAGAAAAGgccaaaaatctccccaaaatcatcataaaaatcaccctaaaaaagcctcaaaattaccacaaaaatcactccaaaatcatcacaaaaatcagcccagaaaaaggaaaaaatcacccccaaaagccccaaaatcaccccaaaattatcacaaaaatcaccacaagaaaccccaaaaatcagccaaaaaaaaccccaaaatcatcacaaaattATCACAGAAAAAGGGCCAGAAACAGCcaaaaatcatcacaaaatcatcccaaaatcaccccaaaattatcacaaaaatcgggccagaaaaaggcaaaaatcacctcaaaatcatcccaaaattataataaaaatcaccccaaaagagccccaaaatcaccccaaaatcatcacaaaaattggcccaaaaaagcccccaaatcATTACAACAATTGTcctaaaaaagccccaaaatcaccccaaaattgtcACAGAAATAGGgccagaaaaagccaaaaatcatcacaaaatcatccccaaatcaccccaaaattagCACAAAAATCGGGCCAAAAAAGgtcaaaaatcaccccaaaaaagaaaaacaacccccaaaattatcacaaaaattGACCCAGAAAGggccaaaaatcaccccaaaaatgccccaaaatcagccccaaaaatccccaaaatcaccccaaaattatcacaaaaatcagcccaaattaccccaaaattatcACAAAGATTGTTCCAAAAAAggcccaaaatcaccccaaaattatcacaaaaatcagcccaaaaaagccaaaaattacCCCAAAGTCACCCCAAAAAAGGCTCCAAATCACCCCTAAATTATCATAATAATCACCCCacaaaagccccaaaatcatcacaaaaatTGGCCAGAAaagcccaaaaatcaccccaaaatcatcataaaaatcagcccagaaaAGGCCAAAATTACCAcaaaaatcgccccaaaatcatcacaaaaatcagcccagaaaaaggaaaaaatcaccccaaaaaagccccaaaatcaccccaaaattaccacaaaaatcactccaaaatcatcacaaaaatcaccccaaaaaagcaaaaaataaccctgaaattatcagaaaaatcggcccaaaaaacccaaaaattaccccgaaatcaccccaaaaaaggCTCCAAATCACTCCTAAATCATCataaaaatcaccccaaaatcccaaaaaaaccccaaaattatcacaaaaatcaccctaaaaatgcaccaaaatcatcccaaaattaTCATAAAAATTGGCCCAGAAAAGGCCAAAATTAccacaaaaatcaccccaaaaatcccaaaaaaaaccccaaaattatcacaaaaatcatcctaaaaaagccccaaaatcagctccaaaaatccccaaaatcaccccaaaattatcgCCAAAATCGGcccaaaaaagcaacaaatcACCCCGAAATTATcacaaaaatcagcccaaaaaagccaaaaattgccccaaagtcaccccaaaaaaggctccaaaatcaccccaaaaatcccaaaaaaaaccccaaaattatcacaaaaaccaccctaaaaaagcaccaaaatcatcccaaaattatcacaaaaatccccccaaaaaagcccaaaaatcaccccaaaaaacccccaaaatccccaatttttccttctaaaattcccaattttcctccCTAAAAAtgcccaaatttccccccaaaaatccaaattttcccaattttttccccaaaaaatcccaatttttccccaatattttccccaaatttttcccaaaaaatcccaatttttcccccaatttttccttcaaaaattcccaattttccaccccaaaaattcccaaatttccccccaaaaaatcgaAATTTTGCCCCcgaaaattcccaaatttcccccaaaaaatccaaattttccccaaatttttcccaaaatttcccaattttccccccaaacttttctccaaaatccccaaatttccccccaaaattcccaatttttccttcaaaaatccccaaattttccaccccaaaatttcccaaattttccaaaaaaatttgaattttcccccgatttttccccctaaaaatcccaatattttccccaaaaaattgaaattttcctcaatttttcccccagaaaatcccaattttccccaattttttccccaaattttccccaaaaaatcccaatttttcctcaatattccccccaaaattcccaatttttccttcaaaaattcccaatattttcccccaaaaaattggaattttccccaatttttccccccgaaaaatcagatttttccccaatattttccccaaatttttcccagaaaatcccaattttttccccaaatttcccccaaaaaatcccaatttttcccccgaattttccccaaaaaatcccaatttttgccccaaatttcccccaaaaaatcccaatttttgccccaaatttcccccaaaaaatcccaatttttgcccagtttttccccaatttttttccaatttttccccaatttttccccaattttttgccccaaaattccattttttccccaatttttatttcccccagagctgttcccGGTGCAGATGGAGGGGGTGAAGCTCACGGTGAACAAAGGGCTCAGCAACCACTTCCAGGTgagaactggggggaaaaaattggaattttggggtgaaatttgggggaaaaaattgggattttttgggggaaatttgggggaaaaattggggaaaaattgggattttttggggaaaatttggggaaaatttcaattttttggggggaaaattttggatttttgaaggaaaaattgggattttttggaaaaaatttggggaaaaaattggggaaaaattgggattttttgggggaaaatttggggaaaattccgaatttttgggggaaaatttcgatttttttggagggaaaatttgggaatttttgaaggaaaaattgggaattttgggggaaaattgggatttttggggaaaaattgggatttttgggggaaaatttggggaaaatattggggaaaattttggatttttgggggaaaaaatctgattttttgggggaaaatttgggattttttttagggggaagaattctttttttttttggaaaatttgggaaattttggggtggaaaatttggagatttttgaaggaaaattggaaattttgggggatttggggaattttctccttttttttctgcatttccaggtgaaatttggggtttttattttttaaatattttttatctaattttttaatcattttttaagttttaaaatcttaatttttgtttaatttttaatttttttagatttttgcctttttgtcttgttttttttttttaggtttttaaagttttttaatttttgaatttttttcattttaattttttttttttaccttattttttagggtttaattttttttaaattttttaattttttttaatttttaggctttttttttagattttttctttttttctttaatatttttcagggttattttaaattttttaaaaaattaatttaatttaatttaattaatttaattaatttagttaatttaatttttttttaaattattttattttattttttctttttttctcttactatTTTCTagggcttttaaaattttattttaatttttaaaattttttaagattttttttttacatttttgccttttttttccttcattatttttcagggtttttaaaaacttttttttttaatttttaattttttttttttaattttaattttgcaatttcttttaaattttggggggattttttttttaaattttaattgattttttttaaattctttgaattttgaggattttttgggggaatttttatgggatttttttttatttttaaaatatttattttttaaaattttgggtgatttattttaaatttatttggaattttttgggaccatttttttaatttttaaatgaattttttttggtaatttctttgaatttttggggcttttttggggggaatttttatgggattttttttttaaatttttttaaaatattttaaattttttttaactattcCCTTATTaaattttgggtatttttttctaattttgatgattttttggatttttttttttgcaggtgaATCACACAGTGGCCTTGAGCACCCTGGGAGAATCCAATTATCATTttgatgattttaaaattttttttttaatttttgtgaagatttttttttgatttttaaaatatttattttttaaatttttgggtgatttattttaaatttatttaaattttttggcagcatttttttaatttttaaatgaattttttttggtaatttctttgaatttttggggattttttgggagaatttttttaaaatttttttttaatattttaatttttttttaaccattccCTTATTaaattttgggtattttttttctaattttgatgatttttaaatatttttttttgcaggtgaATCCCACAGTGGCCTTGAGCACCCTGGGAGAATCCAATTatcattttggggatttttatttaaatttttggggatttttaacaattttatttttgcttttttttttaatttttgggtgatttattttaaatttatttaaattttttgggagcatttttttaatttttaaatgaattttttttgtaatttttttgatttttgggaattttttgggggaattttttggggattttttttttaatattttagatttttttttaaccattccCTTATTaaattttgggtattttttcccaattttgatgattttttaaatattttttttttgcaggtgaATCACACAGTGGCCTTGAGCACCCTGGGAGAATCCAATTATCATTttgatgattttaaaatttttttttaatttttgggaagatttttttttaatttttaaaatatttatattttgaatttttgggtgatttattttaaatttatttaaattttttggcagcatttttttaatttttaaatgaattttttttgtaatttttttgaattttgggggattttttggggaatttttatgggatttttttttttaaatttttttaatattttaatcatTCCCTTATTaaattttgggtattttttcccaattttgatgattttttaatatttttttttacaggtgAATCACACAGTGGCCTTGAGCACCCTGGGAGAATCCAATTATCATTTTGGGGCCACCTACGTGGGCACCAAACACCTGAGCCCCACTGAGGTGAggaatttggggcaaaaaaattaaaaatttgggaaaaaaatttgggggatttctaggtaaaattttgggggattatttttaatttttagagattttttggggatttttttaggatttttttggggattttttggggattttttgggattttttggggattttttgggatttttttttgattttttgggattttttagagatttttttgggatttttttgggatttttttgggatttttttggagcttttttggggatttttttttttatttttttgggatttttttgggattttttggggattttttttgggattttttgggattttttagagatttttttggaatttttttttgaatttttggggattttttgggagaaattttacgaatttttttgagagtttttggagattttttgggggttttttttggaattttttgggattttttagagattttttagagattttttggggattttttagagattttttggggatttttggggatttttttgggattttttggggatttttttggaattttttggggatttttttggggattttttggggatttttttgagatttttttggggatttttttgggatattttggggattttttgggattttttagagattttttggagatttttttagggaaattttagggattttttggagatttttgggggattttgtggggattttttggggattttttgggattttttagagatttttttgggattttttggggattttttagagatttttttgggatttttttggaatttttttggaatttttttggaattttttgggattttttggggattttttttgggaaattttaggaatttttttggagattttttggggattttgtggggagtttttggggaattttttggatttgtttttaatttttagagatgtttttaggggtttttttggaatattttttgggaaattttagggatttttatccccaaaaattccagaaaaatcccaaaaaaatcccaaaaaatccccccaaaaaatctgaaaaaatcctcaaaaaatcccaaaaatgcccaaaaaatatgggaaaaaaaccccaaaaatgtgaaaaaaatcccaaaatatccccccaaaaaatacccaaaaaatcctcaaaaaattcccaaaaaatctgaaaaaatccaaaaaaaatttccaaaacaatcctaaaaaattctgaaagaaatccccagaaaatccccaaaaaatctgacaaaaacctccataaaatctaaaaaaatctccaaaatatccagaaaaaatcccaaaaaagtacaaaaaacacccacaaaatcccccaaaatttaaaaataatcctcaaaaaaatcctaaaaaaattcccaaaaaaaactaaaaaaaaaattcctcaataatttcaaaaaacccctcaagaaattaaaaaaaattacaacaaaaatctcaaaaaaatccaaaaaaattccaaaaaaaatccaaaaaaattccaaaaaaattcccaaaaaatcccaaaaaaatcccaaaaaatttccaaagattcctgaaattaaaaaattcttcaaatgacaaaaattttaatttttttttgcctccaggcattcccagtgctggtgggGGACATGGACAACAGCGgttcccttaaaaaaaacccaaaaaatccccaaaaaatctgaaaaaaacacccaaaaaatccccaaaaattaaaaaaaaatcctcaaaaaaatcctaaaaaaattcccataaaaatctgaaaaaatccctcaataatttcaaaaaactcctcaagaaatttaaaaaaaatgcagaaaaaaatctcaaaaaaatccaaaaaaattccaaaaaaatccccaaaaaaagccaaaaaaattccaaaaaaattccaaaaaaatcccaaaaaaatccccaaaaaatttccaaaaaaattccaaaaaaatcctgaaatcataAAATTCGccaaatgacaaaaattttaattttttttgtctccaggcattcccagtgctggtgggGGACATGGACAACAGCGGCTCCCTGAACGCTCAGGTCGTTCACCAGGTCAGCTCCAGGATCCGCTCCAAGGTCGCTTTCCAGgtgagaaatttgggggaaatttggggttttttgggggggatttttttggggaaaatttggggttttttggggattttttttgagattttttggggattttttgggatttttttcagatttttttcagaatttttgggattatttttttatttttttcggaattttttgggattttttttgggatttttttttgatttttgggggattttttggggatttttttgagattttttgggggataatttgggatttttttttgaattttttgtgatttttttcagatttttttcagatttttttgagattttttaaggaattttttgggattttttgggggttatttgggaatttttttttaattgttggggatttcttttttttcttttgggaatttttttgggatttttttgggattttttgggggattttttgggatttttttgggatctttttgggattttgggggggatttttttgggatttttttgggatttttttcagaatttttgggatttttttgggatttttttgggattttttttgggatttttttgggggatttttggggattttttgggggatattttgggattttttggggaatgttttttgatttttaaaggaattttttgggattttttttggatttttgggggatattttgggattttttggagattttttgggggatattttgggattttttggggaattttttgagatttatttttgattttttaaggaatttttttggggattttttgggatttttcgtggagttctttcagtttttttgggggattttttgagattttttggggattttttttattttttgggaattttttgggatttttttgggggattttttgggggattttttgggttttatttcagattttttgggattttttgggaattttttttcagaatttttgggatttttttcaggttttttggggattttttttgggatttttttggatattttaaggaattttatggcattttttggggattttttgagagttttttgggattttttggggattttttgggggattttttgggttttatttcggattttttgggggttttttaggatatttgggggattttggggaattttttttttaggtttttgggggattttttttagattttttgtggaattctttcagatttttgggttaatttttttgggattttgtggcgttattttgggaatttttgtgggatttttttcagattttttgggaatattttgggatttttttgattttttttcagatttttttggggttttttgaggtt
This sequence is a window from Catharus ustulatus isolate bCatUst1 unplaced genomic scaffold, bCatUst1.pri.v2 scaffold_131_arrow_ctg1, whole genome shotgun sequence. Protein-coding genes within it:
- the LOC117011395 gene encoding mitochondrial import receptor subunit TOM40 homolog codes for the protein MGNVWAAGSPPPPASAPPPLLPMPPPGFGGPPPVSGLGGGGAPLPPRPPDSGGGGDALPNPGAFEECHRRCKELFPVQMEGVKLTVNKGLSNHFQVNHTVALSTLGESNYHFGATYVGTKHLSPTEAFPVLVGDMDNSGSLNAQVVHQVSSRIRSKVAFQTQQSKFVNWQLDGEYRGGDFTAALTLGNPDILMGSGETP